The Sphingopyxis sp. BE259 nucleotide sequence GGGCGTTCGCCGAGCGGCTCACCCGGCTCCTGATCGACGCGCGCGAACCCTTGATCGGCCAGATCAAGCTCGCCTGGTGGCGCGACATGGCCGCGATGCTGGCGCGCGATCCAGAGGGCTTGCCCAAAGGCGAACCCTTGCTCGCCGAACTGACTGCGACATGGGCCGGGCAGGGGGGGCTCGATACAATTGTCGATGCGGCGGAGGCGATGCTGCTGGCCGAGGATGCCGCCGACCGCCGCACCGCCGCCGCAGATTTCGGCGCACGTCTTTTTGCGCTTTCGGGCGGCGATGCCGACGGCGGTCGGCGGTGGGGGCTGCTGTGGGGCGCCAGCGTTCAGGGAGGGGCGGAGGAAGCGCGCGAGTTGCTCGCCGCCGCGCGCGATTGTGCGCCGCCGCCGCGCAGCATTTTTGCAGCAAGCCGCGCGCTGCTGATGCTCGATCGCTGGGCCGCGACGATCGCTGAAAGTGACGGCGAACGGCGCTGGCGGCGCGAGGGATTGCTGCTGCTGCGGATCGGGCTGATCGGCCGCTGACGACAAAAAATGTCGCGGGGGTGGAAATGCGCCCGTCGAACATCTATCTTGGCCGGTACAAAATAGGGTCGCAGGGGACAGTTTATGTTCAACGGGCTGATCGCCTATCTCGATTCGATCAAGGCGCGCGATCCCGCGCCGCGGTCGCGCTGGGAAATTCTACTCTACCCGGGCCTGGTCGCGGTAGGCATGCACCGCATCGCGCACTGGCTGTTCGAGGCGCGGCTGTTCTTCCTTGCGCGCTTCGTCAATCACCTATCGCGCTGGATGACCGCGATCGACATTCATCCCGGCGCCAAGATCGGTCGCCACCTGTTCATTGATCATGGCTTTACCGTCATCGGCGAGACCGCCGAGATCGGCGACAATGTCACCATCTATCAGTGCGTGACGCTGGGCGGCACCGATCCCGCCAATGGCATCGCGGGCAAGCGCCACCCGACGCTGGCCGACGACGTCATCGTCGGATCGGGCGCGCAGATCCTGGGCCCGATCACCGTCAACCCGCGCGCGCGCATCGGCGCCAATGCGGTGGTCACCAAGGATGTGCCAGAGGGCGCGGTGATGGTCGGCATCCCCGCGCGCTCGACCTTGGTCGATGCCGCCGAATATGCGCGCGAATTCGTGCCCTATGGCACCTGCAACGAAACGTTCGACCCGGCGACGCAAAAGGTCGAGTTGTTGCAATGCCAGTTGGAGCAGATGCAGAAACAGCTAGCGGCGCTGATCGCCGAACGCGACGCCGATGGCGAGGATGAAGCGCCGCGGCGCAAGGGGAGCCGGAAAAGCGCCTGATGGGAACGGTGACGCCTCTGCCGTTCGCGACCAAGGCGATACCGCAGCAGACCGGTTTCGAACGCCCCGAATTGATGCGTATCCTCGACCTCTACGGCCGGATGGTCGCGGCGGGGCATTGGCGCGACTATGCCATGGATTTCCACCGCGACGCCGCCATTTTCTCGGCGTTTCGCCGCGCCGCAGAGCGCCCCGAATATCGCATCGAAAAACGCCCCGCCTTGCGAAGCCGTCAAGGCATGTGGGCCTTGGTCTCCGAAGCCGGGGCGATCTTGAAGCGCGGGGACGAGCTGTCGAACATACTCGCCCCCGTCGAACGCAAACTTATGAAGCTGGTATCGGACTGACGGTCCGCGTCGTCGCCGGCAACTGGTTCGCCAGATTGTCGGGCAGCAACCCGACCACCACCGCGCGCGCATTCTGCCAGAAGGCCGACAGCAGCAGCAGCGCCGAACCGATCACGAACGCAGTCAGCGCGACATTGAGTTCGACCGCGCCAAATTCGCGGAACAACTGGGTTAGTGCGAACAGCACATAGGCGAGCGCGGACACCAGCAAGGCGCGGCGGTCGATCGCCAGCGCGATCAGCCCGAACAGCACATAGATGGCGACGACCATTACTGCCGCGCCGCTGCCGATATCATTGCCTTCGGTGACGCCGAGCAGGTGGAAGATCGGATGCGCGATCATCGGTGCGGCGAGCAGGTGGAGCCAGAAGGCGACGTCGCTGCGCCGCGTCTGACGCACCCGGTCGCTGCGGTCCCACCA carries:
- the epsC gene encoding serine O-acetyltransferase EpsC codes for the protein MFNGLIAYLDSIKARDPAPRSRWEILLYPGLVAVGMHRIAHWLFEARLFFLARFVNHLSRWMTAIDIHPGAKIGRHLFIDHGFTVIGETAEIGDNVTIYQCVTLGGTDPANGIAGKRHPTLADDVIVGSGAQILGPITVNPRARIGANAVVTKDVPEGAVMVGIPARSTLVDAAEYAREFVPYGTCNETFDPATQKVELLQCQLEQMQKQLAALIAERDADGEDEAPRRKGSRKSA
- a CDS encoding DUF2794 domain-containing protein, which translates into the protein MGTVTPLPFATKAIPQQTGFERPELMRILDLYGRMVAAGHWRDYAMDFHRDAAIFSAFRRAAERPEYRIEKRPALRSRQGMWALVSEAGAILKRGDELSNILAPVERKLMKLVSD